A genomic window from Exiguobacterium acetylicum DSM 20416 includes:
- a CDS encoding divergent PAP2 family protein — protein sequence MEWNHPLFAAITAWFIAQAAKLVTSLVRTRKFDLEIMFASGGMPSSHSSTVVALAVVIGFQEGFSSSIFALAVIFATIIMYDATGVRQAVGVQAKLLNDYFKGIRHETPLLNELVGHTEFQVFVGLLLGLAVGLLWPVLFF from the coding sequence ATGGAATGGAATCATCCCCTTTTTGCAGCCATTACGGCATGGTTTATCGCTCAAGCAGCGAAGCTTGTCACAAGTTTGGTACGGACACGAAAGTTCGACCTGGAAATCATGTTTGCTTCTGGTGGTATGCCTAGTTCACATAGTTCGACTGTCGTCGCTCTAGCCGTTGTCATCGGTTTTCAGGAGGGGTTCTCATCATCGATTTTCGCACTGGCCGTCATCTTTGCGACGATCATCATGTATGATGCGACAGGTGTCCGGCAAGCTGTCGGTGTTCAGGCAAAACTACTCAATGATTATTTTAAAGGGATTCGCCATGAGACTCCTCTCCTGAATGAGCTCGTTGGTCATACCGAGTTTCAAGTGTTCGTTGGTCTCCTGCTCGGGCTAGCCGTCGGTCTTCTATGGCCCGTCTTGTTCTTTTAA
- a CDS encoding response regulator transcription factor — protein sequence MQGLKDKIIVVDDELSIATLLKFNLEQAGFVVETAHDGMSGLKLAEKQDAALIVLDLMLPELDGLEVCKRLRQQKINTPILMLTAKDDEFDKVLGLELGADDYLTKPFSPREVVARVKAILRRMSHQTTPSEEVTDGTILIGDVKIVPDNYEAFKAEERLELTPKEFELLVYLAKNKGRVLTRDQLLSAIWNYDFVGDTRIVDVHISHVREKIEPNTKKPIYIKTIRGLGYKMEEPKSE from the coding sequence ATGCAAGGTTTGAAAGATAAAATTATCGTGGTAGATGATGAATTGTCGATCGCAACACTATTGAAGTTTAATCTAGAACAGGCTGGTTTCGTCGTCGAAACGGCACATGATGGGATGTCAGGTTTAAAATTAGCGGAAAAGCAAGATGCCGCATTGATTGTACTAGATCTCATGTTGCCGGAACTCGATGGTCTGGAAGTATGTAAACGGCTACGCCAACAGAAAATCAATACGCCGATCCTGATGCTGACAGCAAAGGATGATGAGTTCGATAAAGTCCTTGGTCTTGAACTCGGTGCGGACGATTATCTGACAAAACCATTTAGCCCACGTGAAGTCGTCGCCCGTGTGAAAGCAATTTTACGACGAATGAGTCATCAGACAACCCCTTCGGAAGAAGTGACGGATGGGACGATTCTGATTGGTGATGTCAAAATCGTTCCAGATAACTATGAAGCTTTCAAAGCAGAAGAGCGTCTTGAACTAACACCTAAAGAATTCGAACTGCTCGTATACCTTGCTAAAAATAAGGGACGTGTCCTGACACGAGATCAACTGTTATCCGCAATCTGGAACTATGATTTCGTCGGCGATACACGAATCGTGGATGTGCATATTAGTCATGTCCGTGAAAAAATCGAGCCGAATACGAAAAAACCGATTTACATCAAAACAATTCGTGGTCTCGGGTATAAGATGGAGGAGCCGAAATCGGAATGA
- a CDS encoding zinc-dependent alcohol dehydrogenase produces the protein MRAVTYQGTKDVQVKQVKDPSIEKNDDIIVKITSTAICGSDLHIYQGNMPAHKDYVIGHEPMGIVEEVGPGVTKVKRGDRVVLPFNVACGHCFFCEHDMESQCDNSNGNPHVDTGGYFGFTEEFGGHPGGQAEYLKVPFGNFMPLVIPESCELEDEALLFLSDVLPTAYWSVLHAGVKKGDTVVVLGSGPVGLMTQKFAWLQGAKRVIAVDDQVYRLNYAKVTNKVETVNFSDHAESGAYIKELTQGGADVVIDCVGFDGKMSPVEKIEQKIGLQGGTLSAIDIAKDAVRKFGTVQLTGVYAKKYNQFPLGDFFTRNITLKMGQAPVVHLMPELFQKIINKEFDPTDIVTHRVALDDAASAYQTFNDRTDGCIKVVLKP, from the coding sequence ATGCGCGCCGTAACGTACCAAGGAACAAAAGATGTCCAAGTCAAGCAAGTAAAGGATCCATCGATTGAAAAAAACGATGACATCATCGTAAAAATCACATCGACTGCCATTTGTGGTTCGGATCTACACATCTATCAGGGGAATATGCCGGCTCACAAAGACTATGTCATTGGTCATGAACCGATGGGCATCGTTGAAGAAGTGGGACCAGGCGTGACGAAAGTCAAGCGAGGAGACCGCGTCGTGTTACCGTTTAACGTTGCTTGTGGTCACTGTTTCTTTTGTGAACATGATATGGAGAGCCAATGTGATAACTCGAACGGAAATCCCCATGTTGATACAGGTGGGTACTTCGGTTTTACAGAAGAGTTTGGTGGACATCCCGGTGGTCAGGCGGAATATTTAAAAGTTCCGTTCGGAAATTTCATGCCACTTGTGATTCCTGAATCGTGTGAACTGGAAGATGAGGCATTATTGTTCTTATCTGACGTTTTACCTACGGCGTATTGGAGCGTCTTGCATGCGGGTGTGAAAAAAGGAGATACGGTCGTCGTACTCGGATCAGGACCAGTTGGACTAATGACACAAAAATTTGCATGGTTGCAAGGTGCAAAGCGAGTTATTGCGGTGGATGATCAAGTGTATCGATTAAATTATGCCAAAGTCACGAATAAAGTCGAGACAGTGAATTTCTCAGATCACGCAGAAAGTGGTGCGTATATTAAAGAGCTGACACAGGGTGGGGCAGACGTCGTCATTGATTGTGTCGGTTTTGATGGGAAGATGTCACCTGTAGAAAAAATTGAACAAAAGATTGGTCTGCAAGGTGGAACGTTGAGTGCCATTGATATTGCAAAGGATGCTGTCCGGAAATTTGGTACTGTACAGTTGACGGGCGTCTATGCTAAGAAATATAATCAGTTCCCGCTTGGCGATTTCTTTACCCGAAATATTACGCTGAAAATGGGACAAGCACCAGTCGTCCATTTAATGCCGGAACTGTTCCAGAAAATCATCAACAAGGAATTTGATCCGACGGATATCGTAACACACCGAGTCGCACTTGATGATGCTGCGTCTGCCTATCAGACATTCAATGATCGGACAGATGGATGTATCAAGGTCGTCTTAAAACCATAA
- the pnpS gene encoding two-component system histidine kinase PnpS: protein MSKYRKRFIFKMFSFISLVLIALGFLLGQSFKEFYVQNEKEKLMDETSLVETILQGRDLSEMAQYVNQLYAESNFDMILFNGRGEIIAGTPVDVTKLKVATLNFSAIPDEGTFESKTDDSVVQFTKPVPTADGGEVYVSFIRYAKDLNVIYSRIWTVIILSLVASLLVIFLTIYRSTKRFLRPIAEATDVLHELSHGNYKSRVYELSAPDESRDLGRSINLLARNLENASSGEAMQRARLESLIEYMGAGLMLIDEKGYVLLVNRTYREMFNIHEPSSGKLYYRVLPNEKMSQVIEDVYLTEKPNRKQSSVRFGINSRTFMVSAAPIFDKNGRVQGTTVVFNDITEIKKLEQMRKDFVANVSHELKTPLTSIKGFAETLLDGAQDVPEIREQFLRIIHDESERMQTLVEDLLELSRLEQDNYQLETAIVDVTSLVRETAALLHRRATEQEMTIHIETEEEVFIRADLNRLKQVVVNLVANALNYTPNGGNVWIQLEDGEESVQLIIKDDGIGIHPKETQRIFERFYRVDKARSRNSGGTGLGLAIVKHIVDLHHGEIEVASEEQKGTTFTIRLPKHG, encoded by the coding sequence ATGAGTAAGTATCGCAAGCGATTTATCTTTAAAATGTTTTCGTTCATCAGTCTCGTGCTGATTGCACTCGGTTTCTTACTTGGACAATCCTTCAAGGAGTTCTATGTCCAAAATGAAAAAGAAAAATTGATGGATGAGACTTCTCTTGTTGAGACGATCTTACAAGGACGTGATCTTTCTGAGATGGCCCAGTACGTGAATCAATTGTACGCTGAATCGAACTTCGACATGATTTTATTCAATGGTCGGGGTGAGATCATTGCCGGTACACCGGTTGATGTGACGAAACTGAAAGTCGCGACCCTCAATTTTTCAGCGATTCCTGATGAAGGGACGTTTGAATCGAAAACAGATGATAGTGTCGTTCAATTTACGAAGCCTGTTCCGACAGCGGACGGCGGTGAGGTGTATGTCAGTTTCATTCGTTATGCAAAAGACTTGAACGTCATTTATTCACGGATTTGGACGGTCATCATCCTTTCTCTCGTTGCGTCGTTATTGGTTATCTTCTTGACGATTTACCGTTCGACGAAACGATTCCTTCGACCAATCGCGGAGGCAACCGATGTCCTGCACGAACTATCGCATGGAAATTACAAGTCCCGTGTCTATGAATTATCGGCACCCGATGAATCACGCGATTTAGGGCGCTCCATCAATCTATTAGCGCGCAATCTCGAGAACGCATCGTCTGGTGAAGCGATGCAACGGGCACGTCTCGAATCCTTGATCGAGTACATGGGAGCTGGTCTCATGCTGATTGATGAGAAGGGCTACGTCCTACTCGTCAACCGAACGTACCGAGAAATGTTCAACATTCATGAACCGTCTAGCGGGAAGCTGTACTATCGTGTACTTCCAAACGAAAAGATGAGCCAGGTGATTGAAGATGTCTATCTGACGGAAAAACCGAACCGGAAACAATCGAGTGTCCGATTTGGCATCAACAGTCGGACGTTCATGGTCAGTGCTGCTCCGATTTTTGATAAGAACGGTCGAGTGCAGGGAACGACTGTAGTCTTTAACGACATCACGGAAATCAAAAAGCTGGAACAGATGCGTAAAGATTTCGTTGCGAATGTCAGCCACGAATTAAAGACACCATTGACGTCCATTAAAGGATTTGCGGAAACGTTACTCGATGGTGCACAAGATGTTCCGGAAATCCGAGAGCAGTTCTTACGGATCATCCACGATGAATCGGAACGGATGCAAACATTGGTGGAAGACTTGCTCGAGCTTTCTCGTTTAGAACAAGATAACTATCAGCTCGAGACCGCAATCGTTGATGTGACGAGTCTCGTTCGGGAAACTGCAGCACTCCTGCACCGACGAGCAACAGAACAAGAGATGACGATTCATATCGAAACGGAAGAAGAAGTCTTCATTCGGGCAGATCTGAATCGATTAAAACAGGTCGTCGTCAACTTGGTTGCGAATGCGCTGAATTATACGCCGAACGGTGGCAACGTCTGGATTCAGCTTGAGGATGGAGAAGAGTCTGTCCAGCTCATCATCAAAGATGACGGAATTGGCATTCATCCGAAAGAAACCCAACGGATCTTCGAACGTTTCTATCGCGTCGATAAGGCACGAAGCCGTAATTCCGGGGGAACGGGTCTCGGACTAGCCATCGTCAAACATATCGTCGACCTACACCACGGTGAAATCGAAGTCGCTTCAGAAGAACAGAAAGGAACGACGTTTACGATTCGTTTACCAAAACATGGCTGA